In Entomomonas moraniae, one DNA window encodes the following:
- a CDS encoding phage tail tube protein translates to METNKLFSLQGRFSTIQRKADGSLDNTTKTWLGNVKEASIEMSVDKETMKESFSGQRADYGTIITGKTFSLNMTLTEWLPEPLALSLYAKEVKVDAKTIADEEFPTVVDGNTVVLDGYFISDLIIKDSTATPVTLKEGVDYEIVSDISGDIKILNTKTFKQPFKASYKSSEATALYPFANIQPPERCLVFEGINTLTGKNTYIEMYRVQFDPTSNFGLINETFGELPLTGTLLIDSQKTGKDQLSGYMQVLTME, encoded by the coding sequence ATGGAAACAAATAAACTATTTAGTTTACAAGGCCGTTTCTCAACTATTCAACGTAAAGCAGACGGCAGTTTAGACAATACAACAAAAACATGGCTTGGCAACGTAAAAGAAGCCAGTATTGAAATGTCCGTTGACAAAGAAACAATGAAAGAGTCTTTTTCAGGACAACGAGCTGATTACGGCACCATCATTACAGGCAAAACCTTTAGCCTTAATATGACATTAACAGAATGGTTACCAGAACCATTAGCACTAAGTCTTTACGCTAAAGAAGTTAAAGTTGACGCTAAAACAATTGCTGATGAAGAATTCCCGACAGTGGTTGATGGAAATACGGTTGTATTAGATGGTTATTTTATCTCAGATCTAATCATCAAAGACTCAACTGCAACACCCGTGACATTAAAAGAAGGCGTTGATTATGAAATCGTTTCTGATATATCAGGCGATATTAAAATACTCAACACCAAAACATTCAAACAGCCCTTCAAGGCGAGCTATAAATCATCTGAAGCAACAGCACTTTATCCATTTGCCAATATCCAACCGCCTGAGCGCTGCTTAGTCTTTGAAGGGATTAACACCCTAACAGGTAAAAACACCTACATTGAAATGTACCGTGTTCAATTTGACCCAACCAGTAATTTTGGCTTGATTAATGAAACCTTTGGCGAGCTACCTTTAACCGGTACGCTTTTAATCGACTCACAAAAAACAGGCAAAGATCAGTTAAGTGGATATATGCAAGTTCTGACAATGGAATAA
- a CDS encoding DUF3310 domain-containing protein gives MNDITNPKHYQIYEGLEALDVMRAVMTDEQYRGYLKGNILKYKLRAGQKGTHEDALKDLAKAKQYQAILEAVK, from the coding sequence ATGAATGATATAACAAACCCAAAACACTATCAAATATACGAAGGCTTAGAAGCCTTAGATGTTATGAGAGCTGTAATGACTGATGAGCAGTACAGAGGATATTTAAAAGGCAACATCCTAAAATACAAGCTCAGAGCTGGTCAAAAAGGAACTCATGAAGATGCTCTAAAAGACCTTGCTAAAGCTAAACAGTATCAGGCGATATTGGAGGCGGTGAAGTGA
- a CDS encoding DUF5675 family protein, whose translation MKLTLTREQSRDYGTFGTITLPDGKTFYTLELPDKDNKRQVSCIPKGSYQCRIVNSAKFGKVYGVCGVPNRIAILIHAGNYGGDIEKGYRTDIQGCILLGKAKGNLNNQPVVTSSRVALKEFMTDLNNEPFELLIK comes from the coding sequence ATGAAACTAACATTAACTCGAGAACAATCGAGAGATTATGGCACGTTTGGAACAATAACATTACCCGATGGAAAGACGTTCTATACATTAGAGCTACCAGACAAAGACAACAAACGTCAGGTGTCATGTATTCCTAAAGGTTCATATCAATGCAGGATTGTTAATAGTGCTAAATTTGGGAAAGTTTATGGTGTCTGTGGCGTTCCTAATAGGATAGCTATTCTAATCCACGCGGGTAATTATGGTGGTGATATAGAGAAAGGCTACAGAACAGACATACAAGGTTGCATTCTGTTAGGAAAAGCTAAAGGCAATCTAAATAATCAGCCAGTTGTTACAAGTAGCAGGGTAGCGCTAAAAGAGTTTATGACCGATCTTAATAATGAGCCTTTTGAGCTGCTAATCAAATAA
- a CDS encoding HeH/LEM domain-containing protein: MSMELIYTERTSNFEKDKSYRNPQYFDKPEKATKVIIEGDYPNIVEAYEAVGIKVSTGAEKESGPINPSDMKVDQLKEILTAKGIEFPDNAKKADLVKLLEEAGGA, encoded by the coding sequence ATGAGCATGGAACTAATTTATACAGAACGAACTTCAAATTTTGAAAAAGATAAAAGTTATCGTAATCCACAGTATTTTGATAAACCTGAAAAGGCTACAAAGGTTATTATTGAAGGTGATTATCCCAATATTGTAGAAGCTTATGAGGCTGTCGGCATTAAAGTAAGCACTGGAGCCGAAAAGGAAAGCGGCCCTATTAATCCTTCTGACATGAAAGTAGATCAACTCAAAGAAATTCTCACAGCCAAAGGCATAGAATTTCCTGATAATGCTAAGAAGGCTGATCTCGTAAAACTGTTAGAAGAAGCAGGCGGTGCATAA
- a CDS encoding DUF6631 family protein: protein MAKKRSSSVKKNDVHELEILFPERSVEIAGRLITIKEYSFLEALRLLSVAEPIINALKQKYTDIPGFEEAQDLLLKHKAEVAFLVSQSCNLTAQDISQLTEEEGVVLLGVWWEVNKHGLFEFFKEPSSNTTNKNNHAWTNNITYLLKNGFSLNDTKQLTIRQLKLYTQSLGESERHKMADDITVVSVGTNGGKETAKIVKDLRK, encoded by the coding sequence ATGGCCAAAAAACGAAGTTCTTCTGTAAAGAAAAATGACGTTCATGAGCTAGAAATTCTTTTTCCTGAGCGTTCTGTTGAAATAGCAGGACGCTTAATCACCATAAAAGAATATTCTTTTCTAGAAGCTTTGCGCTTATTGAGTGTAGCTGAACCTATTATCAACGCATTAAAACAAAAATACACCGATATTCCAGGATTCGAAGAAGCTCAAGATCTACTATTAAAACACAAAGCTGAGGTTGCTTTCCTGGTCAGCCAGTCATGCAATCTAACGGCACAAGACATAAGTCAACTAACAGAGGAGGAGGGAGTAGTACTACTGGGGGTATGGTGGGAAGTGAATAAACATGGACTGTTTGAATTCTTCAAAGAACCAAGCAGTAACACGACCAATAAAAACAACCATGCATGGACCAACAACATCACCTACTTACTAAAAAATGGTTTTAGCCTAAACGACACAAAACAACTCACCATACGCCAACTAAAACTTTATACCCAATCACTAGGTGAATCAGAACGGCACAAAATGGCAGACGATATAACCGTAGTAAGCGTGGGAACAAATGGCGGTAAAGAGACCGCTAAGATCGTAAAAGACCTCAGAAAATAA
- a CDS encoding minor capsid protein gives MSQKQLRDTAIRHAVLLEQLKAGEIKDLQRYYRQLDKLIRELLTRQELTELTPKRYQQFLKNAQKEIQTILEDMAEKVSHKLTDIALYEAEFEQKNLTKTLGEKFKSIAKTTLISSLAVIPLQVSGSIAGKTVNEAINIIPIESQRLINAIKVSVAQGKSNAEIITSIRGTKANQYTDGILNVSRNSIDSTVRTLIGHTATVAKETLYKANDSAIEGVQWVSTLDRRTTSTCAALDGQIFRQGEGPRPPLHYNCRSVVIPVTRLSRLFSQGTTRASETGQVSGDLTYYSWLQRQSSTFQDQALGPVRGQLFRDGGLSAERFAQLQIDRNFRPITLARMRELEPLAFERAGL, from the coding sequence ATGAGCCAGAAACAACTTAGAGATACTGCCATTCGTCACGCTGTCCTACTAGAACAACTAAAAGCGGGGGAGATAAAAGACCTACAAAGATACTACAGACAACTGGACAAACTCATTAGAGAGCTTCTAACCAGGCAAGAGCTAACAGAACTGACCCCAAAACGATATCAACAGTTTTTAAAGAATGCCCAAAAGGAAATACAAACAATACTAGAAGATATGGCAGAAAAAGTTAGTCATAAGCTTACTGATATAGCTCTCTATGAAGCTGAATTTGAGCAAAAAAATCTTACTAAGACATTAGGCGAGAAGTTTAAAAGCATCGCTAAAACAACCTTGATATCCTCTCTAGCCGTCATTCCTTTACAGGTTAGTGGCTCGATAGCTGGTAAGACTGTTAATGAAGCAATTAATATCATACCGATTGAATCTCAGCGGTTAATTAATGCTATCAAAGTAAGCGTTGCTCAAGGCAAATCTAATGCTGAGATCATCACCTCGATTAGAGGAACTAAAGCCAATCAATATACAGATGGCATACTTAATGTAAGCCGTAACAGCATTGATTCAACTGTTAGAACGTTAATTGGTCATACGGCTACAGTCGCAAAGGAAACTCTTTATAAGGCTAATGATTCCGCTATAGAGGGTGTGCAGTGGGTATCTACACTTGATCGAAGAACTACCTCTACTTGTGCAGCGTTAGATGGTCAAATCTTTAGGCAGGGAGAAGGTCCTAGGCCACCTCTTCATTACAACTGTAGGAGTGTCGTTATTCCCGTCACTCGACTCTCTAGGCTGTTTAGTCAAGGAACAACCAGAGCGAGTGAAACGGGGCAAGTATCAGGCGATCTTACCTATTACTCATGGCTACAGAGACAGAGCAGTACATTTCAAGATCAAGCATTAGGACCAGTAAGAGGTCAATTATTCCGTGATGGTGGTTTGAGTGCAGAGCGATTTGCACAATTACAAATAGACAGAAACTTCAGACCAATTACACTGGCTAGAATGAGAGAGTTAGAGCCGCTAGCTTTTGAAAGAGCAGGCTTATAA
- a CDS encoding phage tail terminator-like protein — translation MKELNSAFMVAIEGILPYPIKYEGKLFKPPPDAPWIEIKHIPTTTEPLQTVEKLGGILQIDINHPLDTGAPKLLEDADQVKAKLGPHARFAYQNQSFTVRRVEYSQILQKENYNLIHLSIYYKATINF, via the coding sequence TTGAAAGAACTGAACAGCGCATTTATGGTGGCGATTGAAGGCATTTTACCCTATCCAATCAAGTATGAAGGCAAGCTCTTTAAACCGCCTCCAGATGCACCGTGGATCGAAATAAAACACATCCCCACCACAACTGAACCACTGCAAACTGTAGAGAAGCTAGGCGGAATACTACAGATAGACATCAACCACCCACTCGATACTGGTGCACCCAAACTACTTGAAGATGCTGACCAGGTTAAAGCAAAGCTAGGACCTCATGCACGATTTGCTTATCAAAATCAATCATTCACAGTAAGGCGTGTTGAATACAGCCAGATATTGCAAAAAGAAAACTACAACCTCATTCACTTATCAATTTACTACAAAGCAACGATTAACTTTTAA
- a CDS encoding DUF4055 domain-containing protein → MPVSTRHPDYVKMLPKWELMRDVLEETVKEKREKYLPQTAGQKAVNLPEIYEAYLARADFQSFTSDGARSMVGLVSRLEASIELPTKLKDLENNATTDGFGLKQLFNRVVENSLGYGRQGLLVDVDHEGKPYLAYYDAFSIINWKSTNNNGRKDLTLVVLAEQWLKDTNDEFDHDTETVYRVLDLDEQGKYRVRIFKDATLSEPVETKENILNGVDYIPFVFIGSTDTSPEIDPIPLWTMAKCAVKQYQISADYYHDLHLTCHPQPWVSGLSAEEKIEYSGANMVWKIPQGGNCGYLEISGNGIERNRIAMSDLKNTALESGARVIDIGVESGEARQARQNDQYATLHSVVSVAVSAINQALKYICEVVHVATEKDIFSVTIDFRAAGVDASILTSLLSAALANKISMTTYWDYIRTGKITERTYEEEQKLIAEQQDNEGLQLDEPETT, encoded by the coding sequence ATGCCTGTATCAACAAGACACCCTGATTACGTAAAGATGCTACCTAAATGGGAGCTAATGCGTGATGTATTAGAAGAGACCGTTAAAGAAAAGCGGGAAAAGTACCTACCACAAACAGCAGGGCAGAAAGCAGTTAACCTACCAGAAATATACGAAGCCTACTTAGCAAGAGCAGACTTTCAATCATTCACTTCTGATGGTGCAAGATCAATGGTTGGCTTGGTTTCTCGATTAGAAGCCAGTATTGAACTACCAACTAAATTAAAAGACCTAGAAAATAATGCAACCACGGATGGTTTTGGACTCAAACAACTCTTCAATCGTGTAGTTGAAAACTCATTAGGCTACGGAAGACAAGGGCTTCTTGTTGATGTTGACCATGAAGGGAAGCCATACTTAGCCTATTATGATGCCTTCTCTATCATCAACTGGAAATCAACCAACAACAACGGACGTAAGGATTTAACCTTGGTTGTTTTAGCTGAACAGTGGCTAAAAGACACGAATGATGAATTTGACCACGATACAGAAACGGTTTACCGAGTATTAGACCTGGACGAGCAGGGCAAGTATCGAGTAAGAATCTTTAAAGATGCTACATTAAGTGAGCCGGTAGAGACAAAAGAAAATATTCTTAATGGAGTAGATTACATTCCCTTTGTTTTTATTGGCTCAACCGATACCAGCCCAGAGATAGACCCCATACCCCTATGGACTATGGCAAAGTGTGCAGTAAAACAGTACCAGATCAGTGCCGACTATTACCACGATCTTCATTTAACCTGTCACCCTCAACCTTGGGTTAGTGGTTTAAGTGCAGAAGAAAAAATAGAATATTCAGGGGCCAATATGGTCTGGAAAATACCACAGGGCGGCAACTGTGGCTATTTAGAAATATCAGGTAATGGTATTGAGCGCAACCGTATCGCCATGAGCGACTTAAAAAATACTGCTTTAGAGTCAGGGGCAAGGGTAATTGATATTGGTGTTGAATCGGGCGAAGCACGACAAGCCAGACAAAATGACCAATATGCTACATTACACTCTGTTGTCAGTGTTGCAGTCAGCGCAATCAACCAAGCCCTCAAATACATCTGTGAAGTTGTCCACGTAGCAACAGAAAAAGACATCTTTAGCGTTACTATCGACTTTAGAGCAGCGGGTGTAGATGCTTCAATTCTTACAAGCCTTCTCAGTGCAGCACTGGCTAATAAAATCAGCATGACAACCTACTGGGATTACATCCGTACAGGAAAAATAACAGAACGTACCTACGAAGAAGAACAAAAGCTAATCGCTGAGCAACAAGACAACGAAGGATTACAGCTAGATGAGCCAGAAACAACTTAG
- a CDS encoding glutamate 5-kinase, whose translation MLKDKITKALSKAFDNKLADAVTEFEGIRVTKGNYNPITGESDDIVTKYTGRGVFGSYALSLVDGESILTTDQKLTALQAEVTNTPQINDKIEDYTVINVTKDPANITWSIQLRGG comes from the coding sequence ATGCTAAAAGACAAAATCACTAAAGCTCTGAGCAAAGCTTTCGATAACAAGCTTGCTGATGCTGTGACCGAGTTTGAAGGGATTAGGGTTACCAAGGGTAATTATAATCCTATCACGGGTGAATCAGATGATATAGTGACCAAATACACTGGACGCGGCGTGTTTGGTTCTTATGCGCTCTCTTTAGTTGATGGTGAATCTATTCTAACCACTGACCAAAAGCTCACAGCACTACAAGCAGAAGTTACCAATACCCCACAAATTAATGACAAAATCGAAGATTATACCGTCATTAACGTAACCAAAGACCCTGCCAATATCACATGGTCCATTCAGTTACGGGGAGGGTAA
- a CDS encoding putative holin: MPIQTTSTWTLGIYGFSFIGLLSGVHPAAIWGALIGSIIYLVAAPQHRPFKKFVCFFTAWVVGYYVALELVKQGFSKTEGAIACLASAISLPIIFAIIDVISNGKLFGLISEVIKKRYGGGNDDN; encoded by the coding sequence ATGCCCATACAAACCACATCAACTTGGACGTTAGGAATATATGGGTTCTCTTTCATTGGCCTTTTATCTGGTGTTCATCCGGCGGCTATATGGGGGGCGCTCATAGGCTCTATTATCTATCTTGTTGCAGCACCTCAACATAGACCATTTAAAAAATTCGTATGTTTTTTTACTGCATGGGTAGTTGGGTATTATGTTGCTTTAGAATTAGTTAAGCAGGGTTTTAGCAAGACAGAGGGCGCTATAGCTTGTTTAGCATCGGCAATATCTTTACCTATTATATTTGCAATAATCGATGTAATAAGCAATGGAAAACTATTTGGACTGATATCCGAAGTCATCAAGAAAAGATATGGTGGCGGCAATGATGACAATTAA
- a CDS encoding recombination protein NinB produces the protein MANNKKHYIIDSLDKTKNVFKLAYLFATQLATNEAVEVIVRPAKAKRTLEQNSKMWAMLTDLSNQKQWVVNGVLQKITPTDWKDLLTASLHQEMRVAEGISGGIVLLGRRTSRMTVKEMSDLIELMHSFGAENGIKWSAREYDFIYWSEAA, from the coding sequence ATGGCAAATAACAAAAAACATTACATCATAGACTCATTAGACAAGACTAAAAACGTATTCAAACTAGCTTATTTGTTCGCTACTCAATTAGCTACTAATGAAGCAGTAGAAGTTATCGTTCGCCCTGCAAAAGCTAAAAGAACGTTAGAACAAAACTCTAAGATGTGGGCCATGCTGACCGACCTATCAAATCAAAAACAGTGGGTTGTTAATGGAGTCCTTCAAAAGATAACCCCTACTGACTGGAAAGACCTATTAACTGCCAGTTTACATCAAGAAATGAGAGTAGCCGAGGGAATTAGTGGCGGAATTGTCTTATTAGGCCGCAGAACAAGCCGTATGACTGTAAAAGAAATGAGCGACCTAATAGAGCTTATGCATTCATTCGGTGCTGAAAACGGCATCAAATGGAGTGCTAGAGAATATGACTTTATCTATTGGAGTGAGGCAGCATGA
- a CDS encoding terminase small subunit has translation MRKLTNKQKLFVKEYLIDLNATQAAIRAGYSVRSASFIGMELLNKTIVAEAIKEAMDKRTERTKINADYVLNRLVEIDQLDVADILSNEGGILPIKEWPKVWRQSISGVDVQELLSNDVDTASFVKKIKWPDKLKNLELLGKHVAVSAFNEKQENNDQSKMVDVLKELAERLPV, from the coding sequence ATGAGAAAACTTACCAACAAACAAAAACTATTCGTCAAAGAATACCTGATAGATTTAAATGCAACACAAGCGGCTATAAGGGCGGGTTATTCAGTAAGGTCAGCATCTTTTATAGGTATGGAACTACTAAATAAAACCATAGTTGCAGAAGCAATAAAAGAAGCCATGGATAAAAGAACAGAAAGAACCAAGATAAATGCTGATTATGTGCTTAATAGACTGGTTGAAATAGACCAGCTAGACGTGGCGGATATACTGAGTAATGAAGGAGGCATACTACCCATAAAAGAGTGGCCTAAAGTATGGCGACAATCGATAAGTGGCGTAGATGTGCAAGAGCTACTTTCTAATGATGTTGATACAGCTTCTTTCGTTAAAAAAATCAAATGGCCCGACAAATTAAAAAACCTTGAGCTATTAGGTAAGCATGTCGCGGTTAGTGCATTCAATGAAAAACAAGAGAATAACGACCAATCTAAAATGGTTGATGTACTTAAAGAGTTAGCGGAAAGATTGCCAGTATGA
- a CDS encoding class I SAM-dependent methyltransferase, which translates to MNVVLDVCCGSRMFYFDKQDQRVLFGDQRKESHTLCDGRALEINPDVLLDFRNLQFNDNSFSVVVFDPPHLVRAGDKSWLALKYGKLGQNWQEDIKKGFAECFRVLKPNGVLIFKWNEIQIPVKEILSLTDNKPVFGHKSGKRSDTHWMTFIKEAREGYSFIKQEELANLVNERNCYRYGLKHGFSLEEVEKAIKEARA; encoded by the coding sequence ATGAATGTAGTATTAGATGTTTGCTGCGGATCACGCATGTTCTATTTCGATAAACAAGACCAACGTGTTTTATTTGGTGATCAAAGAAAAGAGTCACATACCCTTTGTGATGGTAGAGCCTTGGAGATTAATCCAGATGTATTGCTAGATTTCCGTAACCTTCAATTTAATGACAATAGTTTTAGCGTAGTCGTATTTGATCCACCTCATTTAGTCAGGGCAGGTGATAAAAGCTGGCTTGCTCTCAAATATGGGAAGCTTGGCCAAAACTGGCAAGAAGATATAAAAAAAGGTTTCGCCGAATGCTTTCGAGTACTAAAGCCTAATGGCGTACTGATATTTAAATGGAACGAAATACAAATACCAGTCAAAGAAATATTATCCCTTACGGACAATAAACCAGTATTTGGCCATAAGTCAGGCAAAAGATCAGACACTCATTGGATGACTTTTATCAAGGAGGCTAGAGAAGGATATTCTTTTATCAAGCAAGAAGAATTAGCCAATTTAGTAAATGAAAGAAACTGTTATAGATATGGCTTAAAACATGGTTTTTCGCTTGAAGAAGTGGAAAAAGCCATAAAGGAGGCTAGAGCATGA
- a CDS encoding Rha family transcriptional regulator: MTNLNTFNFDQMGSEKEGKPITTSLKVAEYFGRDHKSVLRSIRMLDCSKEFTLAHFCTHVQSIAIGNGATKESKVYEMDFQGFMFLVMGFTGKKAAKIKEAYINAFDWMYEQISNINNSYMEILNKAMLQFKQEQSIASYAGRTLRQWQDSKPVLESKINEIASKAQLKLELANGHYH; the protein is encoded by the coding sequence ATGACAAATTTAAATACATTCAACTTTGATCAAATGGGATCTGAAAAAGAGGGTAAACCAATTACAACTTCTTTAAAGGTTGCTGAATATTTTGGTAGAGACCATAAAAGCGTTTTAAGATCGATAAGAATGCTTGATTGCTCAAAGGAATTTACATTAGCGCATTTTTGCACTCATGTTCAAAGCATTGCTATTGGTAATGGAGCAACCAAAGAATCAAAAGTATATGAAATGGATTTCCAAGGTTTTATGTTTTTGGTTATGGGATTTACTGGTAAGAAAGCCGCGAAGATAAAAGAAGCCTATATTAATGCTTTTGATTGGATGTACGAACAGATAAGCAATATCAATAACTCCTATATGGAAATACTCAATAAAGCCATGCTTCAGTTTAAGCAAGAGCAGAGTATAGCGAGTTATGCTGGTAGAACATTAAGACAATGGCAAGACAGCAAGCCAGTGCTAGAAAGCAAAATTAATGAAATCGCCTCAAAGGCGCAATTAAAACTAGAGTTAGCTAATGGACACTATCACTAA
- a CDS encoding major capsid protein gives MTTTVNTDMVIYNDLAQTAYLERIQDVIEIFNVSSSGAVILNNELIEGDLRKRAFYKIGGAVEHRDVNSDAKVTAKKIGPGEMVGVKVPFKYGPYQTTDEAFKRRARSPEEFSMLVGQDYADAVLEGYIEYAMASLKASIMSNADMVANASIAKDGKKTLTKGMRKFGDRSARIALWVMDSTTYFDLVDQAITDKIYNEADIVIYGGQPGTLGKPVLVTDKAPVDSIFGLQTGAITVTESQLPGFCSYSINDQENIAMGFRAEGTFNLDVLGYSWKETAGVNPNLAALGSSANWTKYATSNKSTAGVLIDLSTKP, from the coding sequence ATGACAACTACCGTTAATACAGATATGGTTATTTATAATGACCTAGCACAAACCGCCTATCTTGAGCGTATTCAAGATGTAATTGAAATCTTTAATGTTTCATCTAGTGGAGCAGTGATTTTAAACAATGAGCTGATTGAGGGTGATCTACGTAAAAGAGCTTTTTATAAAATTGGTGGTGCTGTTGAGCATCGTGACGTTAATTCAGATGCCAAGGTAACAGCAAAGAAGATTGGCCCCGGCGAAATGGTTGGTGTAAAAGTTCCATTTAAATATGGCCCATACCAAACTACTGATGAAGCATTTAAAAGGCGCGCTCGTAGCCCTGAAGAGTTTTCCATGCTTGTCGGTCAAGATTATGCAGATGCGGTTTTAGAGGGTTATATTGAGTATGCGATGGCTTCTCTGAAAGCCTCTATCATGTCAAATGCAGACATGGTTGCTAACGCTAGTATAGCAAAGGACGGTAAGAAAACATTAACTAAAGGCATGCGTAAATTTGGAGATCGTTCAGCGCGCATTGCCTTATGGGTGATGGACAGTACGACTTACTTTGATCTAGTAGATCAAGCGATTACTGACAAAATCTACAACGAAGCAGATATTGTTATTTATGGTGGTCAGCCAGGAACACTAGGCAAACCTGTATTAGTTACAGATAAAGCTCCTGTCGATAGTATTTTTGGATTACAGACAGGCGCTATTACAGTTACTGAATCACAATTACCTGGTTTTTGTAGTTACTCTATTAACGACCAAGAAAACATTGCGATGGGTTTCCGAGCCGAAGGAACATTTAACCTAGACGTATTAGGTTATAGCTGGAAAGAAACAGCGGGGGTTAATCCTAATCTTGCTGCATTAGGCTCGTCTGCTAACTGGACTAAATACGCTACGAGTAACAAATCCACTGCAGGCGTATTGATTGATCTAAGCACAAAACCATAA
- the lysC gene encoding Rz1-like lysis system protein LysC (LysC is an Rz1-like component of a phage lytic system, substantially overlapping although not fully embedded in the gene for the Rz-like LysB component.), whose product MRKRLIHLLIAGLIVSSLMGCTNKQVVTEVKTVYIKPPVITPCTRYSIQECKPSTNGELFECTLEITKQLNLCADQVDSLRSWQDEQK is encoded by the coding sequence ATGCGAAAAAGACTAATCCACCTGTTAATAGCTGGGCTGATAGTAAGCTCCCTAATGGGCTGTACTAACAAACAAGTAGTAACCGAAGTAAAGACGGTTTATATCAAGCCGCCAGTAATAACTCCATGTACACGTTACTCAATCCAAGAATGCAAACCAAGTACAAACGGTGAGCTATTCGAATGTACGTTAGAGATAACCAAGCAGCTTAATTTATGTGCTGACCAGGTAGACAGTTTAAGGAGTTGGCAAGATGAACAAAAATGA
- a CDS encoding zinc-ribbon domain-containing protein codes for MALIKCSECGNEVSDKAAACPKCGNPINEIESPREATTKTTSSGALAKFIGFMMIVIGMFMAIAGAYGSLGGVLIFIGIVLFIMGRFKDG; via the coding sequence ATGGCTTTAATTAAATGCTCAGAATGTGGTAATGAAGTATCAGATAAGGCTGCTGCATGTCCTAAATGCGGTAATCCAATAAATGAAATAGAGTCGCCGAGAGAAGCTACGACAAAAACCACATCATCAGGAGCTTTGGCAAAGTTTATCGGGTTTATGATGATTGTTATAGGTATGTTTATGGCAATTGCTGGTGCTTATGGCAGTTTAGGGGGGGTATTGATATTTATTGGAATTGTATTATTTATAATGGGTAGATTTAAAGACGGATGA
- a CDS encoding DUF1364 domain-containing protein: MTDLRKLAKGRECQVRLDGICNHNPETTVLAHYRMAGTCGTGIKPDDMQGAWACSSCHDEIDRRTRILENEFVRLCHLEGVMRTQAILRKEGVIKV, encoded by the coding sequence ATGACAGACCTAAGAAAACTAGCTAAGGGCAGAGAATGCCAAGTAAGGCTGGACGGTATCTGCAACCACAACCCAGAAACAACTGTACTCGCTCATTATCGTATGGCTGGTACGTGCGGAACTGGAATAAAGCCTGATGATATGCAAGGGGCTTGGGCGTGTAGTAGCTGCCACGATGAAATAGATCGTCGTACACGTATTTTGGAGAATGAATTTGTTCGATTATGTCACTTGGAAGGGGTTATGAGAACTCAGGCTATATTGCGAAAAGAGGGGGTTATTAAGGTATGA
- a CDS encoding DUF559 domain-containing protein, which yields MASKGEETLMMHFKDHKLTPEREFRFHDTRRWRFDFAFPERKLAVEVEGGTYTNGRHTRGSGYEKDLEKYNEAAKLGWKVLRFSTGMVSKGEAIKQVLEVIEG from the coding sequence GTGGCAAGTAAAGGCGAAGAAACGTTAATGATGCACTTTAAAGATCACAAGCTAACACCAGAGCGCGAGTTCAGATTTCACGACACAAGAAGATGGCGTTTTGACTTTGCATTCCCAGAACGAAAACTAGCGGTAGAAGTAGAAGGGGGAACCTATACCAATGGTCGTCATACACGGGGAAGCGGTTACGAAAAGGATTTAGAGAAGTATAACGAAGCCGCAAAGCTAGGGTGGAAGGTTTTAAGGTTTAGTACAGGCATGGTTAGCAAGGGCGAAGCAATAAAACAAGTTTTAGAAGTAATTGAGGGGTAG